Proteins from a single region of Hordeum vulgare subsp. vulgare chromosome 6H, MorexV3_pseudomolecules_assembly, whole genome shotgun sequence:
- the LOC123402872 gene encoding auxin-responsive protein SAUR36-like, producing the protein MMARRQRGFRLGRKLLGLWRWALCNRRRRRGGGYARLQRCQLGAGAKPFNTAVGSAKQQQQQQLVVLPRELDEPRRRMLGWGRSLARRMRLLPRRGERLLEEAGEATTPKGQVAVYVGGDEPGGESMRYVVPVVYFNHPLFGELLREAEEEFGFEHPGGITIPCAATRFERAAAMAAAGGGRKAPGWW; encoded by the coding sequence ATGATGGCGAGGCGGCAGAGAGGATTCCGGCTGGGCAGAAAGCTGCTCGGCCTCTGGCGCTGGGCGCTCTGCAACCGCCGGCGACGCCGCGGCGGCGGCTACGCCCGCCTGCAGCGGTGCCAGCTAGGGGCCGGCGCAAAGCCGTTCAACACGGCAGTCGGGAGCgccaagcagcagcagcagcagcagctggtGGTGTTGCCGCGGGAGCTGGACGAGCCCCGACGGCGGATGCTGGGGTGGGGGCGGTCGCTGGCGCGGCGGATGAGGCTCCTGCCGCGGCGGGGCGAGCGGCTGCTggaggaggccggcgaggcgACGACGCCCAAGGGGCAGGTGGCGGTGTACGTGGGCGGCGACGAGCCCGGCGGGGAGTCGATGAGGTACGTGGTGCCGGTGGTCTACTTCAACCACCCGCTCTTCGGGGAGCTGCTGCGGGAGGCCGAGGAGGAGTTCGGCTTCGAGCACCCCGGCGGGATCACCATCCCGTGCGCGGCCACAAGGTTCGAgcgcgccgccgccatggccgccgccggcggcggcAGGAAGGCGCCCGGCTGGTGGTAG